In Dama dama isolate Ldn47 chromosome 22, ASM3311817v1, whole genome shotgun sequence, the genomic window GGTCTTGTCCAGAGCCTTGTTGATGCACAGGACCAGCCAGTGGAACACGCGCTCTTAGGTGGCCTTGGCCAAGGCCTCGGTGGCAAAGTCAGCCTTCAGGGACACCCGGGGCGGGTGGCGGTGGCGGGGGGATGGGTCAAACACAGGGAGCCTTGAAGTGCTCATTCCCTTTACCCCAACAATGTCATCTGCAGGGCCAAGCCCCAGAAAAACAGCCTCAAAGATGAGAAAGCTTCATACACAAATATGTTCACTGCAGTGTTATTGAAAATGAAGGAAGTTGCAAGAGCCTAAACTTCCAACAATATGGGCAGAGAAAACTTAGACATTTGCAAAGTGTTAATCATGCAGTTGTGTTCAAGTCTTCGTGaagccgtggactgtagctctccagactcctctgtccgtgacgttctccaggaaagaatactggagtgggttgccattcccttctccagcaagtcttccccgacccagggatatgaactcgggtctcccgcatgCGGGCAGATCCTTTAGGGTCTGGTCACCAGGCAAAGACCTTTTTACAATAAAGGGATAAACTAAAGTATTTATAGAAGAAATGACAAGATGTTTGAGGTTTGCTTCTAAAAACATAGCTGTACTATAGGGAGATGTCCAATAATCTTACTGGGGAATTATTTTACTTCTCTAGGTTTTACCCCATTTCCTGAATCTGAACTGTTACTTGCAGTGGTTTCATATGAAACATACAGCTTCTTTAATTATCAGGTTAAAGAATGGTTGGTCATAACACATCTGCTTTCTCTCAAAAACACTGTCCCTATCTTTGGAGGGAGGGTTCTGCCCAGAGTCAGCTGTCATCAGCGGTATGAGGTCCAGGACAGCAGCTTTTGGAAAAGAACAAGTTAATATGAACTTCCAGGCATTGTTGAGAGATGGGAGCAGGATCTGAATGATGCCCAGCACCGAGGCATGAGAGACACATGAAACTGTCAGTAGAGGCTCTGCCCGGAGGTGCGCAGGTCCTGGGTGGCGGGCACACGTGTGCAGCACACCTCCCTGCCCGTCTCACCCACGTGGGACAGGACAGCAGGTGGGGACAGACAGCTGCAAGGTCTGGGCTCCCAGGGGGGTGGGTACACTGCCCTGGGCCCAGGATGAGCTGTGCTACAGAAACACCACATGCTTGCTTCACTTCCTTCAGGAACAGGACACGCTGCCTTCTCCCGACCAATCAGCTCAACATGGATCAGGGAGGAGGCTCAAGGCACCCAGAGGGCCCACCCAGGATGGCCCTTCCCAGGCAGGGTCCTCAGCCACTCTCCTGGTCTCTGGGCCCGGCTTCCTCCTATTCTCCACTGCAGTGATAGCACCTGCTCTCAGAAGGGCAGTGAGGATCTAACGAGGACCCAGGTGATGGTGCTGACACAGTGATTGCCCAGCCCAGGCTCCATAGGCATGAATTTCCCCGCAGCAAAGAGGGACAGGGAGTGGGATCCCAGTGAAAACTGGTCTCAGGGGAGCAATGTTCCTGGAGGCCGGGGTCTCTACTGCACCTCCTTGTTGCctgcacatatataatatacatgcagAACACTGAGAAGGGAGTCCAACGGAGCATGAGATGCACTGGCATCGCCCTGGGGCCCTTCCCCCCTGACATCACTGCAAGATACAGCAGGTGGCAATGATTCGTCTACAGCTGGGGAAGTGGGCGGGGCACTTACTGTCCTGTGTGGGGTGGTTGGACCCAGAACAGCATGAGGAGAGTCATTTCTGTTGGTCTGAGAAAAGGGCACATGTGCATCCAGGAAGCACTAAATCTGGAGCCTCTCGTCCTGAGACTTTCCCCCAGGGTTTGGGTCCCTGTTACTCATTCATCTTCCTCATCCTTCAGCCTGAACTATTAGTCCATGGATACAGTCCCCAGACCCAAGTTATTCTCTCTCCTGGGACCTTGACACTGAGATTCCAGGTGTTTGGACCTAAGCCCCTGCTCACGAGACCTCAGGGGCCAGACTGTGGGATCCTGGAGGGGGACATGTCCTGCTTCCTGTCCTCCCTGAACTGTGCACGTTGGGGACATCTTTCTAGTCTCTGACCTGGGCTTCTTCCCTCCCAGGGCACGCTGTTCTGCACTCACTTAGCCAGACTCAGTCTCTGTTGCTCAGAATGACAGGGATCTCACCTGACACGCGTCACCGTGGAGTTGGATCAGCCGCACAGTGAGCTCAATGGGGTCCAGCTCTAAGGGCTCAGGGGGAGATGGGGGGGGACACTGATGGTTCTGTACCTGGTGCCTGAAACCTGCCCAGAGAAGTCTGTGCAggatgggaattctccaggaactGAGGAAGAACTGATGAAGGAGTGAACTCACATGTCTGAAGATCAGGCAGGCGATGGCCATGACTGCTGACGTCTTCAGGAAAGAATGAGAGGACCGGTCGGAGCCTCAGGAAAACATGGGCTGAGAGGGAGTCAGAGGCACTGAGGACAGTGTTCTGAGGCAGGTTTGGACAGAAGTGTGGAGAAGGCTGTGCAGCACGTGGGGAGGGACTTAGGAGACATCCTGGGATCATTTCCAGGTCCCGGGTCTCTGGCTTCCTGTCCTGGACTCCAGGTGTGGGAGCCTGCTAAGTGCTCACATGCTCCACATGTGGAAACACAGAGAGTCAGAGCCCCATGGAGCAGGCCCATGGGCGTGAGAGCAACACCCAGATGCTCCCATCTCCTCCCTGGAGAGGAAGAGCCTGAGGCATCCCATGAAGGCTCCTCAGAAGTTTCAGGCAGGTGCAAGCCCAGATGGGTGACCAGATCAGAACATAGCCTTGGATGGacactccctccttcctgcccatTCCCCTAGCCCCTCAGTACTGCTCCTGGGGATGGAGTGAGCCTGGCATCCAGCTCATCCTTGGGGGAAACAACGGCTCCAGCGGGCTAGGCTGCAGGGAGGCTTTGAGCGTCTGTGATCAGAGTCATGGGCCGCCGTGGAGGAGGGGAAGCAGGCAGGGCTAATTCAATATTCTTAAGAGTCATTCTAGCCCTAGTGGGGCTATAGACAGTCTATTCCTAGTGGTGAATAGACAGGTGAGGCAGGACAGTGCCCCGAGGTAAACACAAAAAGGCTATTCTGGAAGGTTCTGCAGGAGTCCTGCAGAAACGTGAAGGCGGCCTAGGTGAGGTGTGTGCTGTCACTCTGCCCCTCTGTTTGCGACTGACCCCCCTCACACCTGCACACAAGCCGTCTTCTCTCAGTCACCTTTGGGTGCCCTGTGTCCATCCTGgtccctggggctggaggaggagcatCCCCACGCTCAGCCCAAGTCAGACGACACGGGCTCccctgggcttcccacgtggcctGCGCGGCTCCAGGTTCTGAGGGAAATGACTGAAAGGGAGAccagcaggcaggcaggaggagcCATGGAGGACGAGCTCCCTGAGACCCTGGGAGACAGGCTCACAGGGAAGGAGGTCAGGCATCCGGAGCCCAGCTGAGCTCATCAATCAATGCAAGGAAGCCTCAGTGAATCAGCTCATGTTTATTGAACTAAAGTCTGTAGAACACAATGTGGAGAGAGGCAGATGGTCCTAGAATACCTTGTTCAGCTACATCCCCAACTGAGGAGGAAATTGAGGGTCAGTGAGGCCTTATCTGCTGGCCCCAggctggttgatctccttgacaCACCGCATAGTTCCTTGACCTGTTGGTGCCTTCtgctttcatctttctttttttcccagatcAATCTCTGTTCCTACACAACACTGGGAATTCCATGGGAACTTCACTGGTCTCAGTGCACCCTGAACTCAAAGGGCACCTGGATACTTGTCAGATGTTCCATCCACTGTGTTCTTACTGCCGctgccaccaccatcatcaccaccattgtCATCAAGAAGTCACTGCCTGAAGTGCGATGTAGAccattcttcaaagaagatatacagatggctagccAGCATATGTAAAGAGGCTGaacactgctaattattcagttcagttcagttcagttcagttcagtcactcagtgttgtCCGAcattcgtgaccccatggaccacagcacaccaggcctccctgtccatcaccaactcccggagtctactcaaagtcatctgcattgagtcagtgatgccatccaaccatctcatcctgtgtgtatgctaatcaaaactacaataagggaTCACCCCCTACCAATCAGATGGGCCATCAAgtaaaagtctacagacaatcaGTATCggagatgatgtggagaaaaggcaagcctcctacactgttgctgggaatgtaaattggtgtggccattatggaaaacagtaaagaagttccttaaaaactaaaaatagagctatcatgtgATCCAGCGACCCCACTTCAGGGCATatgtttggaaaagaaaaagttccaatttgaaaagatacatgcaccccatgttcatagcagtactatttacaatagccaaaacatggaagacAAAACATGACAGACAAACCTAAATGTCTGTCAagagatgaagggataaagatgatgtggtacatacaaacaacggaatattactcagccataaaaagcatgaaataatgccttttgtagtaacatgaatggatctagacTTAAGTgaccatgctaagtgaagtaagtcaggaagaaaagacaaatatataatatcacttacatggaGAATCTAAGAAATAGTCTAGGTGGTTCCCTAGTGGTTAGAATTTGCTGGTTTTGCTGCTATGGCCACATTTATCCCTCATCGGGGATCTGAGATCCGACAAACtgcttggcatggccaaaaaaagagagtacaaatgaacttatgaacAAACCAAAACAGACTCATAGTCATAGAAAACATAACTTGTTGTTacgaaagagagagagggaaaaaaaaaaaaagaaagagcgaGAGGGGTAAACTagaagtatgggattaacagatgcacactaccatacataaaacagattaaaaaaacaaggactttacgtatagcacagggaataatattcagtatcttataataatctgtaatgaaaaaatttaaaagaatagatatatatatagattatgtataactgaatcacttcgatGTACACCTGaactaacagaatattgtaaatcaactctacttcaattaaagaaaCAAGCAGACAAAAGAAGTCACAGACTAATTAAGATAAAATGCTGGAATCAAAGGTGAGTGATTGGAGCAGTAGCGCTCGAGGCCACCGCCAGGAGGAGACTCTTCTTGCTGGGGCGTCAAACCCTGGGAAGGGCAATAGAGCAGCCCCTGCTGCTTCTCCTGGATCCCAACAATCCTACCTCTCTATCTCCCACTTTCAACCCTTTTGTATTTCTGGTCTCTTGTTGCTAGTTCCCCTGCCTCTCCTTTTATTCTGCCCCCAGTGACTTCTTTAGTTCAAAGTAAGTGGTTTCTGATGGGAAGGGAGttagggggagaatggatacgtgtgtgtgtgtggctgatcccttcactgtccacctcaAACTATCTCACCACTGTTAATCGCCTGTTcctcaatacaaaacaaaaagttcataggatgaaaaaaatagttttctccCTCGGCCCCCGCCCATTCCCTAGTCCCCCTTCCTCCCTTAATCCaggctccttctctctccccatctatcaCCTACATTCACCCCTCCCCTCCCGTGCTCAGCTGCAGAAATGCCAGTTTCCTAACCCTCAGCTCCAACAATTTTgtctcactctccttttttccctAACAAGGTGCCTCTGCACCTTGACCCTGAATGTGTCCCTGGACCCTCAGTGCTCTGGGGGTGGTGGAGTTGGGTCCTCTTGCAGATGCTTATAGATCTGGGTGAGCTCCTCCAACTTCCTCTCCAGCTCCCTGACCCGCTGCCGCAGGTTTTCAGCTGATGCTGTCTTTGCACCATCATGCAGGTGCATTGACTCCTTCACCAAGAAGCCCACATCCATCAGGAGGAAGACACCTGCAGTGGCCGCACCCACGATTCGGGCTCCTTTGGTAACTGCCGAAGCCGTGCCTTTCAAAGCTGTCTCTACTTGGTGGATGGCTGGGGCTGAGATTCTCCCAGGGCTCACGAGGATGTTTGCATTGGCTGCAGAGTCAGGGTTGACTTCACCTGTCTCCATGGCATGGATATTTCTTTCAAGGTGTTTTTCTGCTTTTGCCAATTTCTCTGTTGTGACAATAATGTGGGGGTTGCTCTTGAGTACCTCTAGGAGCACCTTCCATTTCTTGACATCAATTGACATCAATTGACTGGCTTTGTTTTCTGCTGATGACCTACTTACATGTTCCACGATGCTGGTggacacagccgtcacagcacTTGCTGCTCCCAGCCCTATCCCAGTGACTGAGAGTGCCATACTGGCCCCGGCTGTCACGGGTGCCAGAGCCAGGCCAAGGATGGTCAGGGCGCCAGATAAAACGCCGGTGCTGTGGGTCACCACATTGGAGATGGTACAGTCCCTGTGGACTTTGTCTACATTGTCTGcaagctcccggagcttgcttatgAGCTCCACCAGCTGCTGCGTCACCCGAGGAAACTTCCTCAGAAACCTCCCTCTGTCCAGCTGCTCTTTTGGGAGCGTTTCCTGGTCCTTCCCAGCCAAGTCTGTTTTCAATTCATTCAGATATTCGTGTAGTGCATTCATGTCTTCCCTGTAACATGAGGGTCAAGGGCTTAGAAAGGcagtttgcttgtctgtaaaataggttcAAAAATGTCTATTCTGCATAAATACAGAGATAGTACTATAAATCGATTAGAAGAGAAatttacaaaagtaaaatttCCTCCTTCAACATTAAACACagattttatacattttagatGCCCCATAAACTTCTTCAATCCTCTAACAGATAAACAAAAGTCACCTTAGGATACTCGTAACTTAAAAGAGATATTggatggaattccctggtggtccagaggttatgactctgcactcccactgcCTCAGGTATgactcagtccctggtcagggaacgaggatcccacaagccatgtggctcagccaaaggaaaaaaaaaaaaaaaaaaccaaaatgcatTTGGTAGAGATGTCTCAAGAGACAGGGCAAAACCAGTACTTCGAAAGAGTGGGTGAGTGGGAACTCCACAGAGAAACGAAGACAGGCGGTGTTAGAGCAGAAAACCTGCATTCAAGGGCCTCAGTGTGTGGTGAGGAGTCAACCTGATCTTGGCCCTTGGCTACAGGGAAGTGGTCCCTAAGCCCCTAGAATATTCTAGCTGATACGAGTGTTCTCATCTGCCTGGGCCTTTTGGCCACTGTTCAGGAGGACAAGGAGACATGTGATGGGGCCTCTGGAGGAGCTGGACTCTAGGACATTCGCCCGACCTCTGGGAGGGGCTGGAGACCACAAGTCAGGGTAATTTGTCTTTAGCCGGGCGAGTGTCCCCGGCAGGCAGTGTTCCCTGTGCCCTGCCACTCACCGAGCTCCAGAACAGTAACGCATCCTGGGGACAATGGACTCTTCGGGGGTGAAATCCGCCCAGACTCTGCCCTGTGGCTGATGGAAACCCACAGGCTTCCTGTAATACACTGGGATCATGATGGCTCTCAGTGAGTCCTGTCTGTTCTATAGGGAATTCTCAAACCTGAGCGGGGTTTTGGGGATCCCCTAAATTTGCCATTGGTTCAAATGAAAGCATAGTCCTGGGCACTGTGCCCTCACATTTTGCACATTGGCTGTCCCTATGACTtcgaatttgtaaaaaaaaaaaaaaaaaaaaaaagcccaaagtcAAAACTAGAAGGCCTTAACAGTCCTTTAGTCTGCCATCAGTTGTCTTCTACAGCTTGTGTCCTTGACCTTCCCAGCAGAAGGTCCCTGAGTCCATCCACTGCCCCAGCTGCCTGGAGATCAGGAGATGTGGTGCTGGTTCCTCTTGGACTCTCCAGCCCACCTcactgactcctgacccagcACTCAGCACCACTGACTTTTCAGGTGTCACACGTTAATCTGTGACAGCTTCATGACCCTGCACCCCAAGGTCATGTGCAACTTTATGGAACCTCTAAAGGTTCAAGAGGCTTGAGGAAATACCTATCTGAATGGCTGAGCCTGAAGAGACCTGCATTTGTATAGCTGGTGGAGGAAGCATTTTCTTCTTTGGTGGGAATGCACGAGGCTCCTCAGAATTCCTCAAATGACACACAATCGCAGCCACTCATTGTGACCCTGGAGGGCTCACCGAGCCACATGGCCTTCCCACTGTCAGGGGAGCTCCATGTAGATCAGAAGAGGGTAGATGGAGTGAGAATCCAGGTCACAGGCAGGGTGTGCAGACACGGTCACCCAGGGCCCTCTAACCCAGCATGAGGGGATCCCATCAGGGAGGGAAGAAATGTCCCCCTCTGCCACTCAGGGGACCTCTGCTAGGGTCACAGCCTCTTCAGTTCTGTGTCCTTGGGGCCCACTCTCCTCACTCTAGTCCTGGTCCTGCTGCCCAAGCCTGCCTACTAGTCCTCcaacctggaccttctgctcCACCCTGACCCCTGGGTCTGACCCTGGTCCGGGCCTCCCTGGACCTTTGGATGAGATGACTGCACTTGGTTCCCCACCTCTGACCCTGCAGTTCACTCAGGCCATCAGCATAGTCCACCAGATTGAATTACTATTCCCACTGGACATATGCAAATCGGAAACTCTAATACATAAGCCCAGAACCCAGGAGGTGGGCACGGCTAGATCCAGGATCCCATCAGCTCCACCCAGTTTCTCTCCAGTTTCTCTGCTTTGTGGGCCAGCAGGATCCTGCAGGGTTGGTACATTTCCTAAGATGGGGACTAGAAAGGCTTTATCTAGGGAGAAGCCCGAGTAATACACATGATGGCATCAGGATTTTCTGACTTGCCCCAAAGGAAATTCTGCTTGGTTCTCATCACCAGAAAGAAAACTCTTCCCAACaagctttttaaatgttaatactgATTGAATACCTACTCTCAGTAGGTATCAGTCATTATGGGAAGATCATTGCATGCAAGATCTCAGTATCCTCACAATAAAACTGAACAGATGATGAAGCCAAAGCAGAGAACAGCTCAGTAACTAgtccaaggtcacataacctGCCCCTTCCTTACAGGTTTCATCTTTTCTCAACCTGAGGTTGTTCAATGCCAGCAAATGACAAGGAGGAAACATTCCTCATGAGATACTGAGAAGGAACATCCTCGACCCccaccacagggtcctgcttggagGAGGTGTGCCTGCTAGGAGAAACCTAGTCTGGTTCCGCGGGGTGTGGGTGACCTTCCTGACACACCGATCCACCTGTGGAGGTTACCTGGACAAACCAGCCTTCGCCTCAATTTTCCTCAGGAATTCAGTCAGCAGGAGAAGCAGTTCCTCCCTGCTCAGTATGTCCCAGAGACACTCAGCGACATCCTCAAAGAAGATCTCAATATCTAGATGAAAGGAAAGGGAATAAGGTTAGAAGAATTTGtgaagagaaaaagtgaaagtgtgagttgctcaggcctgtttgactctttgtgaccctgtgggctgtagctcgccaggctcctctgtccatgggcttctccaggcaagaatactggagtgagtagccattccctcctccaggggatgtttgcAACCTAGGGATAaaatccagatctcccacattgctggtggattctttactgtctgagtcactgggaaagcACAGAAGATTTTGTGGTGGATCATAAATGGTATTGGgtagcttttttgtttgtttgtttttaaccctGTGTGACCTGGGGGAGGGCTCACAGATTTTGACAGTCCACTCTAGAACAGGTATCTCACCATGGTGACAGAAGTTGAAGAgagctatttgagttttttaattTGGTGGACCCGtagtgctgaagctccagttgGATGTTGCTGTACCAATTCTAGAAGACCACCAGGTTCTAACAAAGTCCAAGCATGTGGTGTAAACCCAGTGGACGTATATATTCTCTCTGGCACTCACAGTATAAAACCACTTCTACCTTTTACTCTTAGCTGAGATGTGGCTGGGATAGTAGAAGCTGCTGGAGAGAATGTATCTGCTTTCAAGAAAGGTGACATTCACTACCAGGACCATCTCTGGGGGCTACACTGAGTTTGCTCTGGAAACCCATCACATTGTTCACACGCTTCCCCAAAAAACTGGACTTTAAACAAGGAGCTGGCATCAGCATCTCATGTTTTACTGCTTATCGAGTCTGCTCCACAGTGCCCATGTGAAAGCTGGAGAAAGTGTCCTGGGGCTAGTGGAGGAGCTGGAAGAGCAGCAGGCCAAATGGTTAGAGCTTATGGCTTAAAGATTCTGGGCACAGCTACTACTGAGGAAGGACAAAAGACTGTTTGGCAAAATGGAGCTCACGAAGTGTTTAATCACAAAGAAGCTAATTATATTGATAAAACTAAGAAATCTGTTGGTGAAAAAAGAGTTGATGTGATTATTGAAATGTTTGCTAATGTCAAACTTAGtgaagatttaaattttttttcacatgaatGAGGAGGTCATTCATGCCCCAGAGGTGCTATTGAAATAAACCCACAGGATCCATGACAAAGGAATTTAGCATAAAAGGAGTAGCTCTCCCTTCATCCTCCAAGGACGAATTTCAGCAGTTTGCAGCAGCCCTCCAAGCTGGGATGAATTGGTTAGTTGAGACCAGTAATAGGTCCCCGGTATTCACTGGAGAAGGCGGCCCAGGCTCATGAAGATATCATTCACAGCAGTGGGGCTACAGGAAAAATGATTCTTCTCTTAAAATCATTAATCCTGCCATTGATTTCCTGTGTAATTAAAAGGGTTCTTACCTTAGTTTTATGTAGACTGCATTTGCTCTGCTTAGCCATCATTTGATTCAGTGAgtttcttctatttaaaaaaatatttatcttaggATTCATAGGCGTTGGAGTGCAGTATATTTTATAGCTGGGAATATTCTTTATGCCTTCTACCTCTCATGAAGGAATAATGGGAAATAGGATGTTAATGATCACTTGGCATTGGAGGACATTACAGAAGTTCTTAACCAATGCTTATCATTAATTCCATACCTTtgactgctgctactgctaagtcactttagtcgtgtctgactctgtgcgaccccatagatggcagcccaccaggctcccccgtccctggggttctccaggcaaaacagtggagtggg contains:
- the LOC133043113 gene encoding apolipoprotein L3-like, with protein sequence MKVNEAGRLKLCVVTAERHICRSENTGSCSHSARGRLLDIEIFFEDVAECLWDILSREELLLLLTEFLRKIEAKAGLSREDMNALHEYLNELKTDLAGKDQETLPKEQLDRGRFLRKFPRVTQQLVELISKLRELADNVDKVHRDCTISNVVTHSTGVLSGALTILGLALAPVTAGASMALSVTGIGLGAASAVTAVSTSIVEHVSRSSAENKASQLMSIDVKKWKVLLEVLKSNPHIIVTTEKLAKAEKHLERNIHAMETGEVNPDSAANANILVSPGRISAPAIHQVETALKGTASAVTKGARIVGAATAGVFLLMDVGFLVKESMHLHDGAKTASAENLRQRVRELERKLEELTQIYKHLQEDPTPPPPEH